Proteins encoded within one genomic window of Bacillus sp. F19:
- a CDS encoding polysaccharide deacetylase family protein, whose translation MKHLLCVLAAICLLAACSSDQTVNQAAKHEEADKEKEKEGQKSDKAPEEPAPEEEEKESAKTAAEPEALPKYKINPANWTIEPLSANINAKAVLITIDDAPDKHSLEMAHTLKDLGINAIFFVNGHFLDSDEEKKTLKDIHNLGFPIGNHTMTHANLKALSAEEQRNEIVRLNDLVEATIGERPRFFRAPFGSNTDESRKLAEEEKMVLMNWTYGYDWEKAYQSKDALTDIMVNSPFLTDGANLLMHDREWTNEALKGIVEGLKAKGYEIADPHSIEKIS comes from the coding sequence ATGAAGCATTTGCTTTGCGTCTTGGCTGCGATCTGTTTACTTGCAGCGTGCAGCTCAGATCAAACTGTTAATCAAGCAGCGAAACATGAAGAAGCGGACAAGGAAAAGGAAAAGGAAGGACAAAAGAGTGACAAGGCACCAGAAGAGCCTGCACCTGAGGAAGAGGAAAAAGAAAGCGCGAAGACCGCAGCTGAACCAGAAGCTCTTCCTAAATACAAGATAAATCCGGCCAATTGGACAATTGAGCCTCTGAGTGCAAATATCAATGCAAAGGCTGTCCTGATTACGATTGATGATGCTCCTGATAAACACAGTCTGGAAATGGCTCATACGCTAAAAGATCTTGGTATAAATGCGATTTTTTTCGTTAATGGCCACTTCTTAGATTCAGATGAAGAAAAAAAGACACTGAAAGATATTCATAACCTCGGGTTTCCGATCGGCAACCATACGATGACACATGCTAATTTGAAAGCTCTTTCTGCAGAAGAGCAGCGAAATGAAATCGTTCGGCTGAATGATCTAGTTGAAGCGACAATTGGAGAAAGACCTCGTTTTTTCCGTGCTCCATTCGGGAGCAACACAGACGAAAGCCGGAAGCTTGCAGAGGAAGAAAAGATGGTTTTGATGAACTGGACATACGGTTATGATTGGGAAAAGGCGTATCAATCAAAAGATGCCCTTACAGACATTATGGTCAATTCACCGTTCCTGACAGATGGAGCGAATCTGCTAATGCATGACAGGGAATGGACAAACGAAGCATTAAAGGGGATTGTAGAAGGATTAAAAGCTAAGGGATATGAAATAGCTGATCCCCATTCAATCGAAAAAATTTCATAA
- a CDS encoding DUF1885 family protein codes for MASHAFIKLVGGSIKQHITVDEVEELFHYYKDITGKTGQQLNFEYESSAFPYECKQVDGYLSLSSDERGYSKMYVGVSSAGNEQPSFLQITLPSDSKYGDKNKANEFSKFLAKKLKGELTLFNGRKMYYYKR; via the coding sequence ATGGCCTCTCACGCATTTATTAAATTAGTCGGCGGATCCATTAAACAGCATATAACGGTTGATGAAGTAGAAGAGCTTTTTCACTATTACAAGGACATAACGGGTAAAACCGGCCAGCAATTAAACTTCGAATATGAAAGCTCTGCTTTCCCTTATGAATGTAAACAAGTGGATGGATATCTTTCCTTATCGTCAGATGAACGAGGATATTCCAAAATGTATGTCGGAGTCAGTTCAGCCGGTAATGAGCAGCCTTCTTTTCTGCAAATCACCCTCCCCTCTGATTCAAAATACGGCGACAAGAATAAAGCAAATGAGTTTTCAAAGTTCCTTGCAAAAAAACTTAAAGGCGAATTAACCTTATTTAACGGCAGAAAAATGTACTATTATAAAAGATGA
- a CDS encoding DUF3055 domain-containing protein: MNALEKFYDDTEQANVRYVGFASSDRRYDLAIVYSSMFFGKPLVICLQTGKAALLDSSDIEDLELLKHTFRTETLQQASELSDFFKEVIPAVQLTTQYE; this comes from the coding sequence ATGAACGCTTTAGAAAAGTTTTATGATGATACCGAGCAGGCTAACGTAAGGTATGTGGGATTTGCTTCAAGTGACCGGAGGTATGATTTGGCCATTGTTTACTCAAGTATGTTTTTTGGCAAACCGCTCGTCATATGTCTCCAAACCGGTAAAGCAGCTCTCCTTGACTCGTCTGATATCGAAGACCTCGAACTCCTCAAGCACACATTTCGCACTGAAACCCTGCAGCAGGCATCAGAACTCTCTGATTTCTTCAAAGAAGTGATCCCTGCCGTCCAATTGACCACCCAATATGAATAA
- a CDS encoding GapA-binding peptide SR1P, which yields MGTIVCQTCNGTIDHFEDEKVSVLYGKCTSCDCQVLEREITVIKGV from the coding sequence ATGGGAACAATCGTATGTCAAACATGCAATGGTACTATCGATCATTTTGAGGACGAAAAGGTCAGTGTTTTGTATGGGAAGTGCACAAGCTGCGATTGCCAAGTACTCGAGAGAGAAATTACAGTTATTAAAGGGGTTTAA
- a CDS encoding aminotransferase class I/II-fold pyridoxal phosphate-dependent enzyme: protein MSQYETPLFTGLKEHAKKDPVQFHIPGHKKGAGIDPEFRSFIGDPALSIDLINIGPLDDLHSPKGMIKKAQDLAAEAFGADYTFFSVQGTSGAIMTMVMAVCGPGDKILVPRNVHKSVMSAVVFSGATPIFIHPEIDKELGISHGITTESVEHALEQHPDAKGLLVINPTYFGVSADLKKIVEIAHSYNVPVLVDEAHGVHIHFHEDLPMSAMQAGADMAATSVHKLGGSMTQSSVLNVREGLVSVQRVQTILSMLTTTSTSYLLLASLDVARKRLATEGRELVERAIRLAEDTRRKINEIDKIECIGEEIVGTKAAFDYDPTKLIISIKELGLNGYDVEKWLRENYNIEVEMSDLYNILCIITPGDSERETGILVEALQALSTEFMNASADLVKPTVMLPDIPVLALTPRDAFYAETEVVPFSESAGRIIAEFIMVYPPGIPIFIPGEIISEENLAYVRKNLEVGLPVQGPEDPELNYLRVIKEHKAIR from the coding sequence TTGTCGCAATATGAAACACCCTTATTTACAGGATTAAAAGAGCATGCAAAAAAAGATCCTGTTCAATTCCATATCCCAGGACATAAAAAAGGTGCAGGAATTGATCCTGAATTCCGCTCGTTTATCGGGGACCCTGCTCTTTCCATAGATTTAATCAACATTGGACCTTTGGATGATCTTCATTCTCCAAAAGGAATGATCAAAAAAGCTCAAGACTTGGCAGCTGAAGCATTTGGAGCAGATTATACATTCTTCTCTGTACAGGGAACAAGCGGTGCGATCATGACAATGGTGATGGCTGTTTGCGGACCTGGAGATAAAATCCTTGTTCCCCGCAATGTTCATAAGTCGGTTATGTCCGCTGTCGTTTTCTCGGGGGCTACACCAATCTTTATTCACCCTGAAATTGATAAAGAGCTCGGCATTTCACACGGTATTACAACTGAATCTGTTGAACATGCCCTTGAGCAGCATCCAGATGCAAAAGGACTGCTTGTCATCAACCCTACTTATTTTGGAGTCTCGGCTGATTTAAAGAAAATCGTAGAAATTGCCCATTCGTACAATGTCCCTGTTCTTGTCGATGAGGCACATGGAGTTCATATACATTTTCATGAGGACCTCCCGATGTCAGCCATGCAGGCAGGTGCAGACATGGCAGCAACAAGTGTTCATAAGCTGGGCGGATCAATGACACAAAGCTCTGTGTTAAACGTCCGCGAAGGATTGGTATCTGTTCAAAGAGTTCAAACCATCCTGAGCATGCTGACAACAACATCTACGTCATATCTTCTTTTAGCTTCACTTGATGTAGCAAGAAAACGTTTGGCAACAGAAGGCCGCGAGCTCGTCGAACGGGCAATCCGGCTTGCAGAGGATACACGCAGAAAGATTAATGAGATTGATAAAATCGAGTGCATCGGCGAGGAGATTGTCGGCACCAAAGCGGCATTTGATTACGATCCGACGAAGCTGATCATTTCCATTAAAGAGCTCGGCTTAAATGGCTATGATGTAGAAAAATGGCTGCGTGAAAACTATAATATTGAAGTTGAAATGTCAGATTTATATAACATTCTTTGCATCATTACACCAGGGGATTCTGAAAGAGAAACAGGCATTTTGGTTGAAGCGCTGCAGGCTCTGTCTACAGAATTTATGAATGCATCTGCAGACTTGGTAAAACCGACTGTCATGCTGCCTGATATTCCTGTTTTAGCACTGACACCCCGTGATGCATTTTACGCGGAAACGGAAGTTGTCCCTTTCAGTGAATCAGCAGGACGCATCATTGCTGAGTTTATCATGGTTTATCCCCCAGGAATTCCAATTTTCATCCCTGGTGAAATCATATCTGAAGAAAATCTTGCATATGTGCGCAAGAACCTGGAAGTTGGTCTCCCTGTACAAGGACCAGAAGATCCAGAGCTTAACTATTTGAGAGTGATTAAAGAGCATAAAGCAATCAGATAA
- a CDS encoding acyl-CoA dehydrogenase, with protein sequence MNFTYSDKVIDLQKQAASFMEEFVYPNEKKYEEQLNAQESRWSEIPAIMEELKTKAKKRGLWNLFLPESEYGAGLTNLEYAPLCEIMGRSLLAPEVFNCAAPDTGNMEVLVRYGTEEQKEKWLKPLLAGEIRSCFSMTEPDVASADATNIGASIIRDGDEYVINGRKWWSSGAGDPRCKIAIVMGKSNFQAPKYEQQSMILVPLDAEGVKIERVLPVFGYDHAPHGHAEITFDNVRVPVSNMLLGEGRGFEIAQGRLGPGRMHHCMRLIGAAERALEELCKRVQTREAFGKPISSQGVIREWIADSRIEIEQARLLTLKAAYMMDTVGNKAAKTEIAMIKVIAPNMALKVIDRAIQAFGAAGVSEDTPLAAQWASARTLRIADGPDEVHRAQLARLELKKYDVNMQTV encoded by the coding sequence TTGAACTTTACTTACTCAGATAAAGTGATTGACTTACAAAAACAAGCAGCATCTTTTATGGAAGAATTCGTTTATCCAAATGAGAAAAAGTACGAAGAACAATTAAATGCGCAGGAATCCAGATGGTCTGAGATTCCGGCCATAATGGAAGAGCTGAAAACCAAGGCAAAGAAAAGAGGATTATGGAATTTATTTTTGCCTGAGAGCGAGTACGGGGCAGGACTTACAAATTTAGAATATGCTCCGCTTTGTGAAATTATGGGACGCTCATTGCTTGCACCTGAAGTGTTTAACTGTGCAGCACCTGATACAGGAAACATGGAGGTACTTGTGCGCTACGGCACAGAAGAACAAAAAGAGAAATGGCTGAAGCCTCTGCTTGCCGGAGAAATCCGTTCATGCTTTTCCATGACTGAGCCTGATGTTGCCTCAGCAGATGCGACGAATATTGGAGCAAGCATCATCCGGGACGGGGATGAGTATGTCATTAACGGAAGAAAATGGTGGTCTTCAGGAGCCGGCGATCCCCGCTGCAAGATTGCAATTGTGATGGGAAAATCCAATTTTCAAGCCCCTAAATATGAACAGCAGTCGATGATTTTAGTGCCGCTTGATGCTGAAGGCGTCAAGATTGAAAGAGTGCTGCCTGTTTTCGGCTACGATCACGCTCCTCACGGTCATGCTGAAATTACATTTGATAACGTAAGGGTGCCGGTTTCTAATATGCTGCTCGGAGAAGGAAGAGGATTTGAAATTGCCCAGGGCCGACTTGGACCAGGAAGAATGCATCACTGCATGAGATTGATCGGGGCTGCAGAACGAGCTCTTGAGGAATTGTGTAAGCGTGTACAAACCAGAGAGGCGTTTGGCAAACCGATTTCAAGCCAGGGTGTCATCAGAGAATGGATCGCAGACTCCCGCATCGAAATTGAGCAGGCGCGCTTGCTTACTTTAAAAGCCGCCTACATGATGGATACGGTCGGAAATAAAGCGGCTAAAACGGAAATCGCGATGATTAAAGTCATTGCTCCGAATATGGCACTGAAAGTAATCGACAGGGCCATTCAGGCATTTGGTGCTGCTGGAGTCAGCGAAGATACTCCGCTTGCTGCTCAATGGGCAAGTGCAAGAACCTTGAGAATCGCTGACGGACCGGATGAAGTGCATCGTGCTCAGCTGGCAAGGCTTGAGCTGAAAAAATACGATGTGAATATGCAGACAGTATAA
- a CDS encoding SDR family oxidoreductase, with the protein MHVKEMFDLTDKVAIITGGGRGLGEQMAEGFAQAGASLVLCSRKAAACEDAAARLSREYGVKAIALSCDVTNSEDVKNVVKTTIEKYGKIDILVNNSGATWGAPVQEMPLEAWNKVMNVNVTGTFLMSQEAGKQMIKQKSGKIINIASVAGLGGTDPRYMDTIAYNTSKGAVITFTKDLAVKWGQYNINVNAIAPGFFPTKMSQVIIENGRDHFLNITPLKRFGTDQDLKGAALFLAARASDFITGDVLVVDGGTHAM; encoded by the coding sequence ATGCATGTGAAAGAAATGTTTGATCTGACAGATAAAGTAGCTATCATCACGGGCGGAGGACGAGGACTTGGCGAGCAGATGGCTGAGGGATTTGCACAGGCAGGCGCATCTCTTGTCCTCTGTTCCAGAAAAGCCGCAGCCTGTGAAGATGCAGCTGCCCGTTTAAGCAGGGAGTATGGAGTAAAAGCCATCGCTTTATCATGTGATGTGACAAACAGTGAAGATGTAAAAAATGTTGTAAAAACTACAATCGAAAAGTATGGAAAGATTGATATTTTAGTCAATAACAGCGGAGCAACATGGGGCGCGCCTGTTCAGGAAATGCCGCTTGAAGCGTGGAATAAAGTTATGAATGTGAATGTTACCGGCACATTTCTAATGTCCCAGGAAGCCGGCAAACAAATGATCAAGCAAAAGAGCGGGAAAATCATTAATATCGCCTCTGTTGCAGGACTTGGCGGAACAGACCCTCGCTATATGGATACCATTGCCTACAACACAAGCAAGGGCGCTGTCATCACTTTTACAAAGGACCTGGCTGTGAAGTGGGGACAGTACAACATTAATGTTAATGCCATTGCACCCGGTTTTTTTCCTACTAAAATGTCTCAGGTGATCATAGAAAACGGGAGAGATCATTTCCTGAATATCACACCGCTTAAACGATTCGGAACAGATCAGGATTTAAAAGGCGCTGCCCTGTTTTTGGCGGCAAGAGCTTCTGATTTTATCACAGGTGATGTTCTTGTCGTAGACGGCGGAACACATGCCATGTAA
- a CDS encoding TetR/AcrR family transcriptional regulator, with the protein MKEKIIQQSIQLFGEKGFKETSIQDIVDSLSVTKGTFYYYYKSKTELLMAIHLKYIDDLLRKQEEIIRDNDKMYKDKLHEIVYMLIHDIEKEGLSAKVFFREMRNLSEEDMAEVVAKRDLFRVKIQQVIEAGIAAGEFRSDLPIDIVTFGILGMTNWSYFWFDPNGRVSDREVSGIFLKMVLEGLNM; encoded by the coding sequence ATGAAAGAAAAAATCATACAGCAAAGCATACAGCTATTCGGAGAAAAAGGATTTAAAGAAACATCCATACAGGATATTGTTGACAGCCTGAGTGTAACTAAAGGCACCTTTTATTATTACTACAAAAGCAAAACAGAGCTGTTAATGGCGATTCACTTAAAGTACATTGACGATCTTCTGCGAAAACAGGAAGAAATCATCCGGGATAATGATAAAATGTACAAAGATAAACTGCATGAAATTGTTTATATGCTGATTCATGACATCGAAAAAGAAGGATTAAGCGCGAAGGTCTTCTTCAGGGAAATGAGAAATTTAAGTGAAGAGGATATGGCGGAAGTAGTAGCCAAAAGAGATCTTTTCAGAGTGAAGATTCAGCAGGTTATTGAAGCGGGAATTGCTGCCGGAGAATTCCGTTCAGATCTCCCGATAGATATTGTCACATTCGGGATATTGGGCATGACGAACTGGAGTTACTTCTGGTTTGATCCGAACGGCCGTGTATCTGATCGTGAAGTATCGGGAATTTTTCTGAAAATGGTGCTTGAAGGACTAAATATGTAA
- a CDS encoding enoyl-CoA hydratase encodes MMNSVVTSEKNGSIAIVTINNPPLNVMNQQVTRELKECFRALKEDSEVVAVILTGAGERAFMAGADIKEFPQLIGKKGIKANFLEGHAFLNEIDQFPKPTIAVLNGVTFGGGCELALTCDLRIAEEHAQIGLPEIKLGLFPGGGGTQRLPRIVGDAKAKELMFTGDPIEAEEAKRLGLVSYVVSKGEGLQKALELANRISRHSLPALSKIKKAVDQGLNSTLEEGLDLEAGLFEEVFQTEDIKEGVQAFIEKRKPAFSHK; translated from the coding sequence ATGATGAATTCTGTGGTCACTTCAGAAAAAAATGGATCAATTGCGATTGTCACAATTAACAATCCTCCTTTGAACGTCATGAATCAGCAAGTAACTAGGGAACTGAAAGAATGCTTTCGGGCTTTGAAAGAGGACAGTGAGGTTGTCGCCGTTATTTTAACAGGTGCGGGCGAGCGGGCTTTCATGGCCGGAGCAGATATTAAGGAATTTCCGCAGCTGATCGGGAAAAAAGGCATCAAAGCAAATTTCCTTGAAGGACACGCATTTTTAAATGAAATTGATCAGTTTCCAAAGCCTACAATCGCTGTTTTAAACGGGGTAACGTTTGGAGGCGGATGTGAGCTTGCGTTAACATGTGATCTTAGAATTGCAGAAGAGCATGCTCAAATAGGGCTCCCTGAAATTAAGCTTGGTTTATTCCCGGGCGGAGGCGGAACGCAAAGACTGCCAAGAATTGTGGGCGATGCAAAAGCAAAAGAATTGATGTTCACTGGCGACCCAATTGAGGCAGAAGAAGCGAAAAGGTTAGGGCTTGTATCCTATGTTGTTTCTAAAGGGGAAGGACTTCAAAAAGCGCTGGAGCTTGCAAACCGCATCAGCCGTCATTCTCTGCCTGCTCTCTCAAAAATTAAGAAAGCAGTCGATCAAGGTTTAAACAGCACTCTGGAGGAAGGTCTTGACCTTGAAGCCGGTTTGTTTGAAGAGGTGTTTCAGACAGAAGATATTAAAGAAGGCGTACAGGCTTTTATTGAAAAAAGAAAACCAGCGTTCAGCCATAAATAA
- a CDS encoding phosphotransferase family protein yields the protein MSQIIPVQTGEELNAQILEECLRAEIPSLPAGTLHIEQFGTGASNLTYALRIGEWEAVLRRPPLGPVAPKAHDMEREYKILKDLNPLFPLAPKPYFFSGDDSVTGSTFFVMERRHGFLVDTELPENSECTVEIGHSLSEVMVDTLVKLHDVPYKGTALETLSKPEGFMERQVHGWIGRYHKAKTDKIFEIELLTKWLQANLPVSGEPAVIHYDFKFNNALFSQNLKEMTGLFDWEMTTIGDPLADLGAAMSYWMEKDDPESLKKGMGKPSITTSGKFYTRDQFIESYARKSGRDVTNIHYYTTFATFKLAVICQQIYYRYKKGQTNDQRFARFGPFTQILIQHALRMAHKES from the coding sequence ATGTCTCAAATTATACCTGTCCAAACCGGGGAAGAACTCAATGCCCAGATTCTAGAAGAGTGTTTACGAGCAGAAATCCCTTCACTTCCTGCTGGTACATTACATATTGAACAATTTGGGACCGGCGCTTCAAATTTAACCTATGCCCTGAGAATAGGAGAGTGGGAGGCTGTTTTAAGACGGCCGCCGCTCGGACCAGTGGCGCCTAAAGCTCATGATATGGAGAGAGAGTATAAAATCCTGAAAGATCTGAATCCTCTCTTTCCACTAGCTCCAAAGCCATATTTTTTCAGCGGTGATGATTCCGTGACAGGCAGTACGTTCTTTGTAATGGAAAGACGGCACGGTTTTCTCGTCGATACAGAACTGCCTGAAAATAGTGAATGTACGGTTGAAATAGGCCATTCTCTTTCCGAAGTCATGGTTGATACGCTTGTAAAGCTTCATGATGTTCCTTACAAAGGAACGGCGCTCGAAACATTAAGCAAGCCTGAGGGATTCATGGAAAGGCAGGTGCACGGATGGATTGGCAGATATCACAAGGCAAAAACAGACAAAATCTTTGAAATTGAGCTGCTGACAAAGTGGCTGCAGGCGAATTTGCCCGTTTCAGGAGAGCCAGCTGTCATTCATTATGACTTTAAATTCAATAATGCCTTGTTCTCTCAAAATCTGAAAGAAATGACGGGATTGTTTGACTGGGAGATGACAACGATCGGAGATCCGCTTGCAGACCTTGGCGCTGCCATGAGCTACTGGATGGAGAAGGATGATCCTGAGTCTCTTAAAAAAGGAATGGGCAAACCTTCAATCACAACAAGCGGGAAGTTCTATACAAGAGATCAGTTTATAGAGAGCTATGCGAGGAAAAGCGGAAGAGATGTTACAAATATTCACTATTACACAACATTCGCAACGTTTAAACTGGCGGTAATTTGTCAGCAAATCTACTATCGCTACAAAAAAGGCCAGACTAATGATCAGCGTTTTGCCCGCTTTGGGCCATTTACGCAAATCCTCATTCAGCATGCCCTTCGCATGGCACATAAGGAGTCATGA
- a CDS encoding 2-phosphosulfolactate phosphatase produces MGKIHVITRKEEIDSVKMENKIAVVFDVLLATSAITTVLHHGALSVIPVLDGQQANERAKRLNKDEYILVGEYEGKTIEGFLDPNPSTLKDAAAGKKVILSTTNGTVAVHKSSSGLRVFACSLLNARAVSEKLIAENANETIVIVCSGSSGHFSLEDFYGAGYLIELLTSLADWDLSDSARTAKLFYEGNREDPVQVLSQSRVGKMLLRYGFGEEIQFISRRSCFDVVPILKGDGLVNIGKAITSI; encoded by the coding sequence ATGGGGAAAATTCATGTTATTACAAGAAAAGAAGAGATTGATTCTGTAAAAATGGAAAACAAAATTGCTGTTGTCTTCGACGTTCTGCTTGCAACATCAGCTATTACAACTGTTCTGCATCACGGTGCCCTATCAGTTATTCCTGTACTGGATGGGCAGCAAGCAAATGAACGTGCCAAACGGTTAAACAAGGATGAATACATTCTCGTGGGTGAGTATGAAGGGAAGACCATCGAAGGGTTTCTTGATCCGAATCCGTCTACACTTAAGGATGCTGCAGCCGGAAAAAAGGTGATTCTATCGACAACAAACGGCACGGTTGCTGTTCATAAAAGCAGCTCAGGTCTTAGGGTATTTGCATGTTCATTATTAAATGCACGGGCTGTCTCAGAAAAATTGATAGCTGAAAATGCGAATGAAACGATTGTAATTGTCTGTTCGGGGTCGTCCGGTCATTTTAGTTTAGAAGATTTCTATGGTGCGGGATATTTGATTGAGCTGCTGACCTCTCTGGCTGACTGGGATTTAAGCGACTCCGCAAGAACAGCCAAATTATTTTACGAAGGCAATCGCGAGGATCCAGTTCAAGTGCTTTCTCAGTCAAGGGTAGGAAAAATGCTTTTGAGATACGGTTTTGGAGAGGAAATTCAGTTTATCAGCAGGCGCAGCTGTTTTGATGTTGTCCCAATCCTTAAGGGGGATGGGCTTGTGAACATCGGGAAGGCCATAACCAGCATCTGA
- a CDS encoding SDR family oxidoreductase: protein MRFQQQIAVVTGAGSGIGKETARRLTLEGAKVILVGRNEKKLTSAAEELNREEKAAFPFTADVTKEEDAASLLTYVKEEFGNLHVLVNNAGGSVHSRIMDTTSDQWDFVQNVNLKSVFLISKALGGYMAEKSAVQSECRAIVNVASLSGYKAGAEIPHYSSAKAAVINFTRALAYEFAPHGIRVNSVSPGFIETPLTEKGLQNERFTQAIKRNTALKRVGRPEEIANIIAFAASHEASYMTGSDLLADGGWLIT, encoded by the coding sequence ATGAGATTTCAGCAGCAAATCGCCGTCGTAACAGGTGCCGGAAGCGGCATCGGCAAAGAAACGGCAAGAAGACTTACCTTAGAAGGTGCCAAAGTGATTTTGGTTGGCAGAAATGAGAAGAAATTAACATCAGCAGCTGAAGAGCTGAACCGGGAAGAAAAAGCGGCATTTCCTTTCACAGCTGATGTGACGAAGGAAGAAGATGCAGCTTCTCTACTTACTTATGTAAAAGAAGAATTCGGGAATTTGCATGTGCTTGTGAATAATGCAGGAGGGTCTGTTCATTCGAGAATTATGGATACTACTTCTGATCAGTGGGATTTCGTCCAAAATGTGAATTTGAAAAGTGTCTTTCTTATTTCTAAAGCACTTGGAGGCTATATGGCAGAAAAAAGTGCGGTTCAGTCTGAGTGCAGGGCCATAGTGAATGTAGCTTCTCTCTCTGGCTATAAAGCGGGAGCAGAAATTCCGCATTACAGCTCAGCAAAAGCAGCTGTGATCAATTTTACGAGAGCGCTCGCCTATGAGTTTGCCCCTCACGGAATAAGAGTCAACTCGGTCTCACCAGGATTTATTGAAACACCTCTTACTGAAAAAGGTCTCCAAAATGAGAGATTTACACAAGCCATTAAAAGGAATACAGCGCTAAAGCGTGTAGGAAGACCCGAGGAAATTGCAAACATTATTGCGTTTGCCGCTTCACACGAGGCGTCTTATATGACTGGCTCCGATTTGCTTGCAGACGGCGGCTGGCTGATTACATAA
- a CDS encoding enoyl-CoA hydratase: MSDLLTEKNGHVLFLTLNRPERLNAFSADMILALTNELNNAKQDDSVRVVVLSGSGRSFSAGGDVKTMGEADGKQVYDHIGRLNGCIKAFKELDKPIIAAVHGFAAGAAFNLALACDQILAAEDSKFVMSFSQVGLISDGGGLYFLPRIIGPYKAKQLFFNAEPITANQALEYGIVNKVVPLEQLKDEAVSYAHKLSQGPVKAYGMMKKIINSSAVSTLEEILEQERIVQTLMISTEDHQEGIHAFKEKRKPVFQGK, from the coding sequence ATGAGTGATTTATTGACAGAAAAAAATGGGCATGTCCTGTTTTTAACGTTAAACAGGCCTGAAAGATTGAATGCATTCAGTGCCGATATGATTCTTGCCCTGACAAATGAATTAAATAATGCTAAACAGGATGACAGCGTGAGGGTTGTTGTATTAAGCGGATCCGGAAGGTCATTCAGTGCCGGAGGAGATGTGAAAACAATGGGTGAAGCAGACGGCAAGCAAGTATATGATCATATTGGACGCCTGAACGGATGCATCAAAGCTTTTAAGGAATTAGACAAACCGATTATCGCAGCTGTGCATGGATTTGCAGCAGGAGCTGCCTTTAATCTGGCCCTCGCATGCGATCAGATCCTGGCTGCGGAAGACAGCAAATTTGTCATGAGCTTTTCGCAGGTAGGGCTCATTTCAGATGGAGGCGGTTTGTACTTTCTTCCACGCATCATCGGTCCCTATAAAGCAAAGCAGTTATTTTTCAACGCAGAGCCAATCACTGCAAACCAGGCGCTTGAATACGGCATCGTAAATAAAGTTGTCCCTTTAGAACAGCTGAAAGATGAAGCTGTATCTTATGCTCATAAGCTATCGCAAGGTCCGGTCAAAGCGTACGGGATGATGAAAAAAATCATTAACTCCTCAGCTGTTTCAACACTTGAAGAGATTTTGGAGCAAGAACGGATTGTCCAGACACTGATGATTTCAACGGAGGATCATCAGGAAGGCATCCATGCATTTAAAGAAAAACGCAAGCCAGTCTTTCAAGGGAAGTGA